The genomic DNA GCGTAACGTTGGATGGAGATCAACGGGGGTTTGGGCAAGGCCGCGTTTCCATGTTCATCCGCGAAGACCACGTAATCCATTGGATGGCTGAGAACTTTCCTGACGTCAACTACGGCGTTGCCCCCATCCCGCCCAAAGACAGCACCTTCACCTCATACTCTTCCGGCGGTGCTTTTCCGATGGTCGTCAATAGTGGCTCACCCAACAAAGAAATTGCCTGGCAATTCCTCGCGTTTCTCCTCTCGGATGAACCCTATCTCCGCTACGTACGCGCCGTTAATGCACAGCCGATTTTAAAATCTGTAGCAGTATTGCCCGAGTTTAACAGCGATCCGATGTTGCAAACGTATGCCAGGCAGTCCGTATATCTCCCGCCCAAGTTTGCACACGACAAAAACTCATTGGAAGTCATCGGTACCTACGTTGAGCGGTTTGCATACGGACACATGGACGCCGCGACTGCTGTACAGCGCATGCAATCAGAAATCAACACACAGATCCAGCTGGGATTTGCGCGACAGCAGCGCGAAGTGATGCGCTAACGCACCACAACAAATTGCTGGATATGCTGCGCATCTTCCGTTTGCACGCGGCAGAAGTATACACCACTTGCCAGGCCATCTGTATCGAGATCAATCTGATGCCGGCCTGACCCAAACAGTCCGTCGTAGAGCACACCCACCTGCCGGCCTAGCGCGTCATGCACTATAACGGTAACTTTGCTCGTTTGGGGCAAATTGATGTGCACAACACCTTGATTACGCACCGGATTGGGATAAATGGCATCCACTGTAAATTCGGTAACTGGCGCACCATTATCTTCCTGAGGAATAGCAATAGCTTCAGGGTATAACTGTGTGTTGGGTACCGGCTGTTTGATGATCGTATCGCTACTCCACAGTAAATGCGCCTGCGCTGTACTCTGGGCATCGTAGTAGGTAACCTCCAGCTCATATGTATTGTCAGCGTTAAGCTGGATGGTCTGACTCGGCGTTTCAGTGACGCTCTGCACCTGCCATTTATCAATAATCAGTGCACCGTCGAGCCAAACGCGCATGCCATCGTCGCTACGGGCATAAAATGTGTATGCACCACTTTCATCAGGCACTACAAAACCCTTCCACCGTGCGCTAAAGTTATCTGTCGGATAGCCTGCGATTGGACCATCTCCTGCCCAGTTAAAGTTGATCTGCGCATCATGTCTGATCTCACTGCTGCCTGTCAGATCCGGGGTACGGTAGTATTCTCCTTGCAAGCCCTGCACGGTTGCATCAGCCCGAACGCCAGGTCCGTGAAACACCACCCAGTTTACATTAAAAAGATCTGTTGCCCCTGGCTCATTTTCGAATACCAGATACAGCGTATGGGTACCACCGGGGTCTTCGACCGGGATGGTTACGTCTCGAAACGTCTGCCACCCACCCGTAAACTCTACATGTGCATAGCCGAGTTCAGGGCCGTCCGGCGCGTCCAATCGAACAGCAATCCGCCCACCGCTGCCGGCAGATGCAATACGGAACGTCATCCCAAAGATATCTTTGAGATTGATCGGGCCAATCGCAGCATAATCTCCATCATCGATAAATGCGAGATGGACTCCGCCACCACGTGGATCCTGACTATCTTCGGTACGCACACCTTCTTGCTCCAGGTAATGCTCTGCTTCAAATCTGCGCGGCTGGAGAATGTGTAGTGCGCGAGAGGTAAGCTGTCCCACGCCGTTGTCTCCCTTGTCGGTATAAGAGGCCTCCATCACATAGAATAACCGATCTCCTTCTCCACCATGGTCCTCTTCTGAAGCCACAAAAGAGCCGGTGCATCCTGTTGCCTGATCAAGTGGGTGTGTATGGTCGTCATGCCCGATAAACAATTGCAGGTCCAGGTCATCACAAGCGATACCCCCCGTTTCTGTTGAGCCGTCTTCCGGGTCCATTGCACCCATGTTAAAGGCCACGGGCTCCCCCCAATCGAAAATAGATCCGTCAGCCGGCGAATCCAGCATGATGGTTGGATAAGAATTACCCACCACAATCTGAAAACTTGCTACAGAGACATTCTCTGCCGGGTCTGTGGCTGTGAGGGTTGCTGTAAACACGCCGTTTTCCGTGTAGGTATGAGATACTATTGGATCGGTTGCGTCTACCGTGCCGTCCGCTTCAAAGTCCCAGGCAAAGGTCAGCGGCTCGTTCGGATCCGGGTCGAAAGATCTCGATGCATCAAACTGTACCTCCAGGGGGGATTGGCCGGCCAGTGGCGCAACTTCTGCTTGAATCACGGGCGCCCTGGATCCTTGCACAAAGGATATTTTTGTCAACCGTGAGTCTTCATTGTTGCCGCCAAAGCCTGTCCCCCACTCAAGCAGGTAAAGGGCGCCATCGGGGCCAGCTTTCATGTCGATGGGCCGCAGAAATTCCTGGTTTGAGAGAAACGGTTGAATGTCGAGAATCCCGCCCTGATCATCGAGCTTGACTTCATGAATCCAGTTACGGGCCCACTCATAGATGAACAACGTATCATCAAAGTAATCCGGCAGCCGCACTTGTATGTCTTGTGTCTCTTCTCTGTAGTACACAGGACCAGCGAGGGCTGTACGGCCAACGCCCTCAGTCACATCTGGAAACTCGGTTGAAGGATTGTAGGGATACCAGATCCATGCCGGCAGTGCGGGGGGCAGGTTGGTTGCGCCTGTGTTGTTGGGTGAGTCGTTGACAGGTGCATCACAATTGAAAAGGCTGCCTGAAGTGCTGGCACTAAAATCATAGTCGCGGTACGACTTGTTGTCAGCTATACAGTAAGGCCATCCATAGTTGCCGGCTTCTTTGGCCTGATTCCATTCATCAAAACCCCGTGGTCCGCGGCTGGTATCATCGTTGCCGGCGTCTGGTCCGACATCTCCCCAATACAGCCAGCCTCGCCGGCTGTCAATCGAAAACCTGAACGGATTGCGGAGTCCCATGATGTAGATTTCGGGACGACCATCTGCAGGGTCTTCAAACAGATTACCTGTCGGAACGGTGTACGTGCCATCAGGCTGCGGGGTAATGCGCAGAATTTTACCGCGTAGGTCATTGGTATTGCTCGAAGATTTCTGTGCATCCCAGGCTTCACGGCCAGGGCGTTCATCAATGGGCGCAAAACCACTCGATTCAAAGGGATTGGTGTTATCGCCAGTTGCAATAAACAGGTTACCCGCCGCATCGAAGCGCATGGCACCACCAGAGTGGCAACACTGCTCTCGTTGCACCAAGATGTCCAACAGCAGCGCTTCGGAAGATATGTCAAGCGTGTTGCCCGTCATGGTGAAGCGCGACACGTACTGCTTGTCAGTTTCAGTGACCGGTGAATAGAAGAGATAGACCCAGTTGTTGGTTTCAAATTCAGGATCCAGCGCAATCCCAATCAGGCCGTCTTCATTGGAAGTCACCACATCAATGGTGCCGGCTGTTGTGGTCAGCGCCGTCTGGGGGTCATAGATTTGCAGGTCTCCCCCACGCTCCACGTAGAAGACGCGCCCATCGGGAGCAATGTCCAACGCCATCGGGTTTTCTGTATTGTCATCCAGCGTAACCCGATCATAGTTGTCCCACACGGTACCGCCGCAGTCGCCGTCTATTTCACCGGCAGCGTATTCGATACCGTACAAAATGTGTTCTCTGAACAACGGCTCCGAAAAACTCTCGATGGTGTGTCCGCCTCCGGTATACCAGCTCCGGGCGCCTTCATATACCTGGCACCAGGCAATCGGGTGGTCAGCGCCCATGGTCCCTCCGTTGTACGATTTTTCGCTTAAGGTTGCGAGCACGTGCACATTGCCACGGGGATTATCCTGAAAGTTGTACCACTCATCAAAACGAGTCCAGCGCTCGGGCAGCATCTGCGTTGAGGGATGTTCATCATCAACAACATGTATGGTACCTGGCATGTCTGGCGGATGGCTCTCAAAGTAGGCGCCCACCAGACCGCCGTAGAAGGGCCAATCGTATTCAGTATCCGCTGCGGCATGGATGCCCACAAACCCGCCGCCGGCGCGGATATACCGCTCAAATGCAGCCTGCTGGTCATCATTCAGGATATCTCCCGTTGTACTGAGAAAAATAACAACCTCGTAGTTAGCCAGGTTTGCATCGGTAAAGGCAGCAGCGTCTTCGGTTGCATCGAGCTCAAAATTGTGGATAACAGCCAGCTCTTTGATCGCTGCGATGCCGGCTTCGATGGAATCGTGGCGAAAGCCGGCCGTTTTTGAGAAAACCAACGCGGTAAACCCGTGCGGATCTTCGGGCGGCTCAGGCGTTGTTGGCTCTGGACCCATGACCATGGCAGAAAACAAAAGGATACAGACAAGCCAGACCCATCGTTTTGGTGGCATCATGGAGTACGTAATTTAAAGTGGTAGCTTAGAGAGGACGGTGCCTACTCCACCAGCCTTGCTGCATACTTCGCGCGGAGCTTAAGCACTTTGGGTGCAATAACTGCCATGCAATAAGGCTGATAGGTATTGTTTGCGAAGTAGTCCTGGTGGTAATCTTCCGCGGGGTAAAATTCGGGAAGCGGTACAACTTCAGTAACAATAGGATCACCAAAGGTATTATCCGCAGTAAGTCTGTCGATAACAGCCTGCGCAGTCTTTTGCTGCTCCGCATTGTGGTACATAATGGTGGAGCGATACTGCGTCCCCCGGTCGTTGCCCTGGCGATTCAGGGTTGTGGGATCGTGCATCGCAAAGAAGATCTCCAGCACTTCTTCATAGGTAATTTCAGCAGTATCAAAGGACACCTGAACAACTTCTGCATGTCCGGTGGTACCAGAGCAAACTTCCTTGTAAGTAGGATTGGGATTTTTGCCACCGGCATAGCCAGAAACCAGTTTCTGAATGCCCTTGAGGGGACTGAACACGGCTTCGATACACCAAAAACATCCGCCACCAAGCGTAGCAACTTCTGTATGCGCTGTCATTTTCATCAAACCTGTTTGGATAGCACGCCAATTTAACAAACTTTCTACTTGAAAGCTTGGGCTATTACGTGCCCCTTCTTCGCGCAGCGTTACTGATATTCAGGTAGAATTTCGTTTACGATGTGATCCAAAATTGCCAGTTCTTGCTGGGCCTTTTTTGTTTGCATTTACGGCCCACTTTGCCGTTGTAGCAACAATCAAATCGAGGGCCGGCACGGTGTAGACAAACTGCCCACCATACCCCCATGCAAGCACAACTTCATCAGCGTTGCCATGGTCGAGGTACCACAGGTAGCCGTAGTCGACGTCGGTAAGGTCGCCATAGACAAAGTTGAGCGGCCACTGCACAGTTTGCACCTGTTGCATCCAGGTTGTCGGCACCACTTGCGTACCGTTGTAGGCACCATCATCCAGCACAAGTTGACCAAGTTTTACCATGTCAACGGGCTTGAGCTGGATACCGTGACCGCCATAGGGATTGCCCTGTTTGTCGGCATCCCAGGCAGATTGCGTAATCCCCAACGGTCCAAACAGATGCGTGGCTGCAAAAGCATCGAGTGACATACCGGTGGCTTCGGCTACCATTACCCCAAGGATATGGGTTGCGCCCGTGTTGTAGGTATAGTACGTACCCGGCGTATGCGAAAGGGGCTTATCGAGCACGTATTGCACCTGGTCCTGCGCGTTAATCCAGATTCCAAATTCATTGCCTCCTATTTCACTCCACTGAAATCCACCTGTCATTGTGAGCAGTTGCCCAACCGTAATTCCGGCTTTGTCATTCAAGTTTGCAGTACCTGCCAGGTGGTCGCCGATGGTATCATCGAGGCCGCCCATATGGCCTTCTTCAATAGCAATACCAACGAGAAGCGCTACAACGCTTTTGGTGACGGAACGGACATGTTTAAGGTCATTGGCGCTGGTGCCTGCAAAGTAGGATGCAGACACAATTTGCCCGTTGTGCATTGTGACCAAACTTTCCAGTCCCTTGATTTTGAGTTTGCCTCCACCGCCGCCGCCTCGCATGGCAGCAACATCATCTAATGCAGCTTCCTGGGTAGGCATTGTATCGCAAGAAACCAGTGCAAAACACAGGAAAAAACAGGTCAGGAGTCCACGAAAACGGGTCATACCAAAAGTTCGGGTAAATGGATAAATAATGCTACCAAGTATAAGGCGCAGGAAGTTAACGAAACATATCACTTTGGCGTATATTCGCCCACCCTAAAAAACGGGGTCGCCCAACGGGCTAACCGGGCAATTCTCGGCCTCGGGTTCAATGGTATAGATGATCGATGCAATTTTCCATCCAGCTGCTGTTTTCACCAGGTGAAACGCATCCGTACCACAATGGCTGAATGCCTCATCCTGGTAAAAATCATAGCGCGTCCAAACAGACGCCAGCATGCCATCTATGCGGATTTCGGGCTCCCAAACACGCTCCAACATGGGCGACGTTGCTCCGCCCAGCATGGCTACATCCTGATCAACCATGCGCCAGCCATAGCCGGGTTCGCCGTCTTGCGTGAACAATGCAATGGCCGCCCCCTCTGGCAGCATCACATCTCGAAATGCCGTTGTATCCTGCGTCGAAATCGCATTAATAAACTGATCTACGGCCGCAGCAACCTGCGTAGCCTCAGGATTGACGGGTTGAGGAGGATCGGGGACTTCGCAAGCGCACAACAGCAAAAAACAGAATAGCAAAAAACAAAATGGGAGATATTTCATAGCGATCTGTAAATAAAAAGGGGCAAGCGCAAATTACACGTTCTTTGTGTAAAATGCGCTTGCCCACGAAGAAAGCCGGAAGCAATCTCCCAAATTTTGGTCAGGTTAAACTAACTACGTTTGACGCTAACCCCACCGTTGGTTGTCATTACGCGAATTGTTTTGCCGCCACTGCCCAGTTTTGTGGTGATTTTGCGATCCAGGTTGCCTTGCACGGTAACCGGGAAATCAAATTTCAGCCGGCCATTAACCGTGCCGGTAACCAGCTTCGCAGAGTAATCTTCGGGTATTTTGAGGGTTACACCACCATTGGTTGTAGAAACATCCAGCCCTTCCCCTTCCCACGAATCGCCGGTGAGGCGTACGCTAACGCCACCATTGGTGGTATGCCCGGACACATTGCCGGCCATATCCGAGAGCGAAACGCCACCATTCAGCACATCAAAATCAACATCCCCATTGATTTCTTTAACCCGAACGCCGCCATTGTGCGTTTCGAGAGACAGGTCTGTTTCGTGCGGCACATAAATTTCAAAGCTCACAGATACCGAGGCTTTCCGGCCCCAGCGCGACATTTTCTGTGGCACGTCAGGTTCGATCGTTCTCCTGAGGCTCACTTCTACTTCCTCAACGAGTTCACGGGCCTGGCGTTCGGAACGCGCGCGTCCGGATACTTTAGCGCGCACGAGGATTTCGTTTTTATCCCAACCGATGATACTAATACCACCATTTTGCCCCCCATCCACATTTACCTGGTCGCGCGACTTGAGTTCGTACTCGCGGACTTCGCAGTATTTTTCGAGGTTGTTATTCCAGTTGTCGTCATCACACCAATCGTCATTTTGAGAGACGCGATCCTGTGCCATAGCCGGCACGGAAAGTAAAATCAACAGGGTGAAGGCTAGCAGTTTACGCATGATGAAAGGTCCAGCTTTTGATGAAGGAGAGGCTACAGCCTGCAGGAATACAGCTGCTAAATTTTTAAGCAGTACGTGAGTAGAATCGCTCAGGTTACACTATCCAGCCCCAGCACCTTTTAACGGGACCCAGACTTCTATACATTAGCTACGCATACCCTCTGGCCAACCAACGCCTTCACCTATGACGCATACATTTACAAAAGGCATTTTTTATCCGGATTCTTCAACCACACCAAACGCCCATCTGGTTGAACGGACCGCTGCTGAAGCGCTTGCATCACATGCCGGCCAGGAGGCCGTACCACGCCCGGCGATCTCCGGAGGGCTCTTTGTCTGTTTAGCAGAAAACTGCCCGGCACCTTTGCCGGCAGACAGGCCGCAAAATACGCCCTGGATGTATGCACGTATCAGCGCTGAAGGCGTCGGCATACTGACCGCTTCCTACCCCTCGTTGCTTTATGCATTGGTTGGTTTGTTGATGGATGGATGTTTGCCCGAAGATGCCGAAATCGAGGCCGGCTGTATGTTACCAGCCTCTTTTGCCTGGCACAGGCCGTTGTACGACACCTCCCTGACGCAAATCGCCCGTACGGCGCAAGACTTTGACGCCACCAAGTACATTGCCACTTTGGCCCGTTGTGGCTTTACCCATGTAGAAGTCAACGGCCTTGCCTCTCACACGGCGTTTGAGCCAGGCGTCCCCGGTGAATATTACAGCCAGTTCTATTCTTATGGCCCCGGGCTTATGCAGTTTGTAGACAGTACAATTACACGCGGCATTTATGACACCAGCTACCTGCAAGCAAACCTGAACAGGCTCAAGAAATTGGCTGCTATTGGCCGTACATATGGGTTAACCCCGGGCCTGCTTGCCTATGAGCCGCGTACGCTCCCCGAAACCTTTTTTCAGAAATACCCAACGTTGCGCGGGGCAAGGGTTGACCATCCTTTTCGTTCGCGTATGCCCCGCTACACGCTCGCGCAGGACCACCCCGTTGCAAGGACGCACTACAAAGAGCTGATCCAAAATCTGCTACAAGAAGTACCTGACCTTGGCTACCTTTCGGTATGGACAAACGACAGCGGCTCGGGGTTTGAGCACACAGCTTCGCTTTATAGTGGTCGGAATGGTGGCCCCTACCTGATCCGGGAGTGGCGCAATCACGATAAAATTGCAAAAGCGGCCGGTGAAAGCGCTGTAGGTTGGCTGCGGCTGATCCAGGCATCTGCAGCTGAAATCAATCCAGCATTTGAGGTAAGCTTGCGCATTGAGCCCTTCAAAGTTGAACACGACACCATCGTTGCCGGCATGGGTGACGGCCTTACGCTCGAAGCACCTTCTTTGCTGGTAAAGGGATACCACCTGCCCTATCAGCACCCAAGGCTACCCGAAAATGATGGAATCGCCGGCACCATGTTTCATACGACCATGGATGCTGATGAAAGCGAAAAGCTTGCACAATTCAGGGCTAGCGGTTTTGAGCCAATTGTACAGTATGCCCCAAGCTCAACCTTCAACATGGAGCCCCTGCTTGGCATCCCGTATCCGCGCATGGTATACAAAAAGCTCCAGGCACTCAGGCAATCGGATATAAAGCGGGTCAGCGCCATCGGAGGCCTGCTCAATCCACAGCAAACCCCCTACTGGCCCAATCTCGAAATACTGCGGCACGTTCAATTGGGGAATACCCAGCCTTACGAGTCCATGGTTGCTGACATCGCAAACCGGTGGGTCGAACCATCGCTAACAAAAGAACTGGTTCATGCTTGGCATACACTTGAAGACGGCCTTGCCTGGATGCCCTACTTACCCCTGTTCAGCAATTTCGGATTTGTGTGGTATCGCCTTTGGATCAGGCCTTTTATCCCCAACATTGAAGCCATTCCCGCAGCCGACCGACGCTACTACGAGCGCTTCATGGTAACCATGCCGAACAATTCGAACATGAATGATTTGGGGAAAGATGTCTTGTTTCAGCTCGTTGATGAGACGTCTGGTGCCTATATGGCGGATGCCTTTGACAAAGAGGCACTCCCACGGCTCCGAAAAGCTATCGAGATGATTGACAGGTTGGCCAAAGCTCAGGTACAGGAACCCGTGTTTGCAGACCTCCAGGTCAGGGCCCGCGCAGCGCTGTGCTGGGCTACAACCCAGCGAAATCTTTGTCATTGGGTTGTAAACGTTTATGGATATCTCAACACAACAGCCTCTGAGAAACAGCGTATCTATACTGAAAACCTGCAAGCCATGATTGATGACGACCTTGCCAATACACAGGCATTGCTCGATTTGTGGCGCAACAGCAAAATCCAATTTATGATCACATCGGCGACTGGGGAAACGCCTTACATCTATGGCGCCAACCTGGGGGAGCACCTGGAGCGCAAACTTGCGCTAACAGCAGCTTTCCGCCATCATACGCCATACATCGACCGCGATATCATCTGGCGGCTTGCTTAGCGCCGGCGTATATCCCAGATCTTGCTGTTTGCAATATTTCGCAGTGCTTTTGCGATGCTGTTGCTTTGTCTATGGTGCACTCTTGCATTCTGCAAGAGCTTTTCGCTTATAAAGTCATTGCCTTTTTAGCCAAAAGCGCGGTGGGACTCAAGCGACTCTTCCTATCCATCAATCCACCTACATTCCTAAGTTATTTTTTCCTTAACAGGAGGGGAATAATGACAGTTTCTATTCTGCCATTCAGTCAATTTGTGACGACCCCTTTACGTGTTACTTGAACTCCCCCTCGGTTCTTGCAACAGGAAATTATGGCTCATATCCAAGCAGAGCCCTTACATGCGTCGGACTACCTTACCAGACGAATCGCGCTTGTTTATCCCTCTCTCTGATTAAACCAGCGCTGCCATGAGGTACGTACCGCCCGTAATTCCCGAGCATTTACGACTTGCCCAAAAGCTTTTTTACCAAAGCCGACCATGAAAAAAAAGTTCGATTTTTACTGGACACAGCGGATCATTGATCTGTTGATGAAACTTGCAGGTGTCGTTGTTACGTCGGCTGCGACCCTTGAAGTAGCGGATACAGCATTCGGAAACATAGCTGAGCCCTGGCTGACAGTTATTAAAGTAGGTGCCCTGATTCTTATTGAATGTGCTTTTATTGCGTCGTGGTTAGCAATTGATACCCAGCACAGCGCTCCCATGCCGATGAAAGTTGCATGGGCGATCACGCTGATTGTGATTTACTTCGCCCTTCTGATCATTGCAATTAATCACGGTGAAGGCGCAGCCGGCTGGGCCTTTCGTGCGGTACTTCTCGTGATGATTCTTCGAAGCATTTATGAGGCCGGCGTTTACGAGGTCCTCAAAAACCAGCGCAAGGAAGAACGCAATATCCGGAGCAGCTTCAAAGTACGCCGCGTAGGCCGGCAGCTCGCCAAAACCGATGCAATCAAGGCATTGAACATGGAAAGCGCCCAGGCCAATTATGCCCGCGAACTGGGTAGCGAAGTGGCCCGCGCCAAAATTGAAGCAGAGCACGAAGCTGCGCTGATCGACGTTAAATTGATGCGCGAACGCCTCATGGCTTCTGTACACGCAAAAGACAACCTCGCCCGTAAGAAATTCCAGGCGCAGATTCAGCTCGAAAGCAAGCAGGCGCAATTCCAGTTGAACGCAGCTAAAACGAAGCTTTCAAAAAACGGCTCAACATCCCTGCTCAATAGCCATAAAAATGGCAGCAATGGAAGCTCCAACGGTAGCAGCAATGGAAGCTCCAACGGCAGCAGCAACGGTAAGTCTTACGACAGCACCAGCAAAGACGGCCCTAAAATGTCCAATAAAAAGGACCGGCTGAAAGAAATGCTGATGTGGGCCCTTATGGAAAACCCTAATCATTCCAAACAGGCCCTGAGCGCGCACATTGGTGCTTCTCCAGGTACCATTCGCAAATACCTCGAAGAATTGCAGGATGAAGGCAAAGTGCAATCAACAAATAAAACGCGCTCAGGATATTCTGTAGTAGAAGCAGAATAACCAGCATACTTGACCTGTACCCTGTTTACAAAAGGCCGGTTCGAATCAACGAACCGGCCTTTTCTGTTTGAAACACTATTGATGCGCATTAAGGGTTGGAAGCAAGATCCAGCTTTTTTCGTGTTTTCGTATATCAGTGCTTCTGTTCTGCCCGCCTGCGGCACCAATAGCAATGCTTGTGTATGCGTCTATTGCAAAAAATATCAATCGGCATTCGAATATCGGCATTAAACGCGACCCTTCGTTCGCATGACTGGCGATTTATTGCTATGGTGTTTCTTTTCCATACGATAGCACGTTGGCAAAAATCCGAAGCGCACCGGCAATACCGAACGGAGCCTGTCGCTGGATTGCATATGCAAAGTAGGTGAAGTGGCCGGCCTCTACTTCTGCCATCAACCAGCCGCCTTGCTGGGGCGCCTGTCCGGTATCGTTAGACGACACCAACGGCGTGTATGCTGCATCCCATTCGGTGAAAAACTTCGACCCGCGTTGTTCAACCCAGTGGTCAAAATCTGCTGCGGTGATTTTGTTGGGGAAATTAAACACGGGATGCATGGGCTCAAGGATTTCAACCGGTGCATCTTCTTCAGATATTTCCTCTGCATTACGGGGGAGCCGGCCAGCAAAGGGTGCCATTGTCTGGGGCTGATACTCCGGCGTCTGGTACAACACGATGAGGTGCCCTCCCTGCTGCGCATAGTCCATGAGACGCGCATTGAATTGCAACAAGTCTTGCCGCACGGCATAGGCCCGGGTACCAATAACAATGGCATCAAACGAATTGAGGTCTCCCGTTTCGAGCATATCTGCGGCAAGCAGCGTAACCGTTGCCCCCAGTTGTTCAATGGCATCTGGTACTGCATCCCCTACCCCCATCACATATCCAATATGCAGCCCTTGTGCGATATCTACGTCCAGTCCATGAACATCCACCTGGGCTTTGCCAAACAGGTAATGCTTCTCAAGACCCGGCTGATCGACCAGTTCGTATCCTTCCGAATAAGCTACG from Bacteroidota bacterium includes the following:
- a CDS encoding DUF4097 family beta strand repeat-containing protein, giving the protein MRKLLAFTLLILLSVPAMAQDRVSQNDDWCDDDNWNNNLEKYCEVREYELKSRDQVNVDGGQNGGISIIGWDKNEILVRAKVSGRARSERQARELVEEVEVSLRRTIEPDVPQKMSRWGRKASVSVSFEIYVPHETDLSLETHNGGVRVKEINGDVDFDVLNGGVSLSDMAGNVSGHTTNGGVSVRLTGDSWEGEGLDVSTTNGGVTLKIPEDYSAKLVTGTVNGRLKFDFPVTVQGNLDRKITTKLGSGGKTIRVMTTNGGVSVKRS
- the msrA gene encoding peptide-methionine (S)-S-oxide reductase MsrA; the encoded protein is MTAHTEVATLGGGCFWCIEAVFSPLKGIQKLVSGYAGGKNPNPTYKEVCSGTTGHAEVVQVSFDTAEITYEEVLEIFFAMHDPTTLNRQGNDRGTQYRSTIMYHNAEQQKTAQAVIDRLTADNTFGDPIVTEVVPLPEFYPAEDYHQDYFANNTYQPYCMAVIAPKVLKLRAKYAARLVE
- a CDS encoding ThuA domain-containing protein — translated: MMPPKRWVWLVCILLFSAMVMGPEPTTPEPPEDPHGFTALVFSKTAGFRHDSIEAGIAAIKELAVIHNFELDATEDAAAFTDANLANYEVVIFLSTTGDILNDDQQAAFERYIRAGGGFVGIHAAADTEYDWPFYGGLVGAYFESHPPDMPGTIHVVDDEHPSTQMLPERWTRFDEWYNFQDNPRGNVHVLATLSEKSYNGGTMGADHPIAWCQVYEGARSWYTGGGHTIESFSEPLFREHILYGIEYAAGEIDGDCGGTVWDNYDRVTLDDNTENPMALDIAPDGRVFYVERGGDLQIYDPQTALTTTAGTIDVVTSNEDGLIGIALDPEFETNNWVYLFYSPVTETDKQYVSRFTMTGNTLDISSEALLLDILVQREQCCHSGGAMRFDAAGNLFIATGDNTNPFESSGFAPIDERPGREAWDAQKSSSNTNDLRGKILRITPQPDGTYTVPTGNLFEDPADGRPEIYIMGLRNPFRFSIDSRRGWLYWGDVGPDAGNDDTSRGPRGFDEWNQAKEAGNYGWPYCIADNKSYRDYDFSASTSGSLFNCDAPVNDSPNNTGATNLPPALPAWIWYPYNPSTEFPDVTEGVGRTALAGPVYYREETQDIQVRLPDYFDDTLFIYEWARNWIHEVKLDDQGGILDIQPFLSNQEFLRPIDMKAGPDGALYLLEWGTGFGGNNEDSRLTKISFVQGSRAPVIQAEVAPLAGQSPLEVQFDASRSFDPDPNEPLTFAWDFEADGTVDATDPIVSHTYTENGVFTATLTATDPAENVSVASFQIVVGNSYPTIMLDSPADGSIFDWGEPVAFNMGAMDPEDGSTETGGIACDDLDLQLFIGHDDHTHPLDQATGCTGSFVASEEDHGGEGDRLFYVMEASYTDKGDNGVGQLTSRALHILQPRRFEAEHYLEQEGVRTEDSQDPRGGGVHLAFIDDGDYAAIGPINLKDIFGMTFRIASAGSGGRIAVRLDAPDGPELGYAHVEFTGGWQTFRDVTIPVEDPGGTHTLYLVFENEPGATDLFNVNWVVFHGPGVRADATVQGLQGEYYRTPDLTGSSEIRHDAQINFNWAGDGPIAGYPTDNFSARWKGFVVPDESGAYTFYARSDDGMRVWLDGALIIDKWQVQSVTETPSQTIQLNADNTYELEVTYYDAQSTAQAHLLWSSDTIIKQPVPNTQLYPEAIAIPQEDNGAPVTEFTVDAIYPNPVRNQGVVHINLPQTSKVTVIVHDALGRQVGVLYDGLFGSGRHQIDLDTDGLASGVYFCRVQTEDAQHIQQFVVVR
- a CDS encoding serine hydrolase; this encodes MTRFRGLLTCFFLCFALVSCDTMPTQEAALDDVAAMRGGGGGGKLKIKGLESLVTMHNGQIVSASYFAGTSANDLKHVRSVTKSVVALLVGIAIEEGHMGGLDDTIGDHLAGTANLNDKAGITVGQLLTMTGGFQWSEIGGNEFGIWINAQDQVQYVLDKPLSHTPGTYYTYNTGATHILGVMVAEATGMSLDAFAATHLFGPLGITQSAWDADKQGNPYGGHGIQLKPVDMVKLGQLVLDDGAYNGTQVVPTTWMQQVQTVQWPLNFVYGDLTDVDYGYLWYLDHGNADEVVLAWGYGGQFVYTVPALDLIVATTAKWAVNANKKGPARTGNFGSHRKRNST
- a CDS encoding winged helix-turn-helix domain-containing protein, whose amino-acid sequence is MKKKFDFYWTQRIIDLLMKLAGVVVTSAATLEVADTAFGNIAEPWLTVIKVGALILIECAFIASWLAIDTQHSAPMPMKVAWAITLIVIYFALLIIAINHGEGAAGWAFRAVLLVMILRSIYEAGVYEVLKNQRKEERNIRSSFKVRRVGRQLAKTDAIKALNMESAQANYARELGSEVARAKIEAEHEAALIDVKLMRERLMASVHAKDNLARKKFQAQIQLESKQAQFQLNAAKTKLSKNGSTSLLNSHKNGSNGSSNGSSNGSSNGSSNGKSYDSTSKDGPKMSNKKDRLKEMLMWALMENPNHSKQALSAHIGASPGTIRKYLEELQDEGKVQSTNKTRSGYSVVEAE